The proteins below are encoded in one region of Amycolatopsis acidiphila:
- the soxR gene encoding redox-sensitive transcriptional activator SoxR, with protein sequence MTKLADHLSIGQVSERSGVPHTALRFYEDRGLISSERSAGNQRRYSRTVLRRIAFIRAAQRVGLSLEEISAALATLPRDHAPTKADWARLSRNWQDELDARIDALQRLRDRLTGCVGCGCLSLRMCGLYNQDDQMARFGPGARLLKPVVEGGA encoded by the coding sequence GTGACCAAGCTTGCCGACCACCTCAGCATCGGACAGGTCTCGGAACGCAGCGGAGTGCCACACACCGCGCTGCGATTCTACGAGGACCGCGGCCTGATCTCCTCCGAGCGGTCCGCCGGCAACCAGCGCCGTTACTCGCGCACCGTCTTGCGCCGGATCGCGTTCATCCGTGCGGCGCAGCGGGTGGGCCTGAGCCTGGAGGAGATCAGCGCGGCGCTGGCCACGCTGCCCAGGGACCATGCCCCGACGAAGGCGGATTGGGCGCGGTTGTCGCGGAACTGGCAGGACGAGCTGGACGCGCGGATCGACGCGCTGCAGCGGCTGCGCGACAGGCTCACCGGTTGTGTCGGCTGCGGTTGTCTCTCCCTTCGGATGTGCGGCCTCTACAACCAGGACGACCAGATGGCCCGCTTCGGCCCCGGCGCGCGCCTGCTCAAACCGGTGGTGGAGGGCGGCGCGTAG
- a CDS encoding DUF2695 domain-containing protein, with protein sequence MQHGTLRDQWITPLERECLPCYLARMLADFGCDNTLRWTLRWRDARAPRATSVAKSPARCDCAMAAAQSPPGGGRHIPAAAPPSDTELRPAETRPPHPIDREPPHNGAPQPAGALSSHVPPSQPPNDQHFRTGAPPPHPTAAPTSPETGATLPRQTAAVPPRQPGATTPRQAAATAPPETAATPAHETAAVPPPQTAATPLRSPAATPPHRTAATAPPETAATAPPETAATAPPETAATAPRQPAATPPETATPPRPTSATVPRPPNNPQHRTAAALPQPHAAPPQPCAGVRRGSTRPCRPTRRPPPPV encoded by the coding sequence ATGCAACACGGAACCTTGCGCGACCAGTGGATTACGCCGCTGGAGCGGGAATGCCTACCCTGTTACCTGGCCCGGATGCTGGCAGATTTCGGCTGTGACAACACGTTGCGCTGGACCCTCCGCTGGCGCGACGCCCGTGCGCCCCGCGCGACGTCGGTGGCGAAAAGCCCCGCCCGCTGCGACTGCGCGATGGCCGCCGCACAATCCCCACCAGGCGGTGGCCGCCATATCCCAGCCGCCGCCCCGCCGTCCGACACCGAGCTAAGACCGGCCGAGACGCGCCCTCCACACCCGATCGACCGCGAGCCACCCCACAACGGCGCCCCACAACCAGCCGGCGCACTTTCTTCGCACGTTCCCCCGTCACAACCACCGAACGACCAGCACTTCCGAACCGGTGCCCCTCCACCGCACCCAACCGCCGCGCCTACGTCGCCCGAAACCGGCGCGACCCTGCCACGCCAAACCGCCGCAGTCCCGCCACGCCAACCGGGCGCCACCACGCCACGCCAAGCCGCCGCCACCGCGCCACCCGAAACTGCCGCAACCCCGGCACACGAAACCGCCGCAGTCCCACCACCCCAAACCGCCGCAACCCCATTAAGGTCACCCGCCGCTACCCCGCCACATCGAACCGCCGCCACCGCGCCACCCGAAACCGCCGCCACCGCGCCACCCGAAACCGCCGCCACCGCGCCACCCGAAACCGCCGCGACCGCCCCACGCCAGCCCGCCGCCACCCCACCCGAAACCGCCACCCCACCACGCCCAACCAGCGCCACCGTGCCACGACCGCCCAACAACCCCCAGCACCGAACCGCCGCCGCCCTACCCCAACCACACGCCGCCCCGCCGCAACCCTGCGCCGGCGTCCGGCGAGGGTCCACCAGACCCTGCCGCCCTACGCGCCGCCCTCCACCACCGGTTTGA
- a CDS encoding thiamine pyrophosphate-dependent enzyme yields the protein MTTTTEPDLSALIARMTGDEKHSAAARSTVDVLWALYDRVLDISPEKVHDPRRDRFLLSKGHGPMAYYAVLAAKGFLDPDELDDWTSVGSRLGMHPDRMRVPGVEISSGSLGHGLALAVGTVFGLRAQRITDAKVVVLVGDAELDEGSNAEAIALAGRAAMDRLTAVVIDNSSATHGWPGGIERRFAVEGWATRRVDGRDHDALYDALTTPHPAQPLCVVAVVEPKER from the coding sequence ATGACGACCACCACCGAGCCGGACCTGTCCGCGCTGATCGCCCGGATGACGGGGGACGAGAAGCACTCCGCGGCCGCTCGATCCACTGTGGACGTGCTCTGGGCGCTCTACGACCGCGTGCTGGACATCTCCCCGGAAAAGGTGCACGACCCGCGGCGCGACCGTTTCCTGCTGTCCAAGGGGCACGGACCGATGGCCTACTACGCGGTGCTGGCCGCGAAGGGCTTCCTCGACCCGGACGAACTCGACGACTGGACCTCGGTCGGCTCCCGCCTTGGCATGCACCCGGACCGGATGCGCGTGCCTGGCGTGGAGATCTCGAGCGGCTCGCTCGGCCACGGGCTGGCGCTCGCGGTCGGCACGGTCTTCGGGCTGCGCGCGCAGCGGATCACCGACGCGAAGGTGGTGGTGCTCGTCGGCGACGCCGAACTCGACGAGGGGTCGAACGCCGAGGCGATCGCACTCGCGGGCAGGGCGGCGATGGATCGGCTGACCGCGGTCGTGATCGACAACTCGTCGGCCACCCACGGCTGGCCCGGCGGGATCGAGCGCCGGTTCGCCGTCGAAGGCTGGGCCACCCGCAGGGTCGACGGCCGTGACCACGACGCGCTCTATGACGCCTTGACCACGCCGCATCCCGCGCAACCGCTGTGCGTGGTGGCCGTCGTCGAGCCGAAGGAGCGTTGA